A window of Fusarium verticillioides 7600 chromosome 7, whole genome shotgun sequence genomic DNA:
TTTTAGGTCCCCTAGATTCACTTCGCTTGGGTCTCTGAACTGCGGTGTTTTCCCTTGTGACTGGTGACTTTGATATTTTGTGCTGAAGGAATGTCGTGGCCATGAGGACCATCTGGAGTAACCCCACATTGAACAAGGTTCTTACTCCCCGAAGCTGGGGAATGAATTTCTTGCTTTTCGAGTTGAGATGCGGAATGTCCGAAAGGAGCAAGACCGCGTTCTCCTCAATTCGATATAAGATCCAACACCATTATCTCTTCACCATTCTATATCGTCCTGTATCTTATCGCAACCttctcatcactctcatAATATCTTTCACATTCTTTCCATCGATTCTAGCATCTTTTGTCAAAATGCTCCGCGCATCCCTCGCCAAGTCCTCCCCCCCTGTCCTCGGCCGCTGCATGACATCGCTAGCCTCCGCCAAAAAAGAAGGCGACATCTCGGATGCATTTACTTCGCTATCCGGGGCCCAGCGCGAGCCTTTACCAGATCGATATCGTCAGCTGAAACTCGCACTCCtacaaggtcgagaagataAGATTGTGCAATCgtggaagaagctgcttcGTGAGTTGAAGCGGGAGAATGAGATTGTTGCGAACAAGGGACCGGGTGTTATACCACAGATTGAGTTtaaggatcttgagaagaggaatgatGCATTGAGGGAGGAGGTTAAGAAGAGAGGCGTTGTTGTGGTGAGGGGTGTTGTTCCGGAGGGTGAGGCGAGGGCGTATAAggctgaggtggaggagTATGTTGCTAGGAATCCATCTACACGAGGTAATCTACCCCTACACTTCGCTTTTCAATTGGCTTAGGCTGACAATCACAGCATTTCCACCTCACGATCCTCAAGTCTACGAATTATACTGGTCACCACCCCAACTAAAAGCCCGCTCACACCCAAACTTCCTGTCCGTCCAACAAAACCTCATGTCCCTCTGGCACACCACATCCCCAACATcaatctccctctcccaaCCCTTCAGCTACGCCGACCGCCTGCGTATCCGCCAACCCGGCGATGCCAGCTTCGCTCTCGGTCCCCACATCGACGGCGGAAGCGTCGAGCGCTGGGAACCAGAGGGTTACGGCGCAGGACACGTCTACGACTCCATCCTCCAAGGAAACTGGGAGACCTACGATCCATGGGATGCAAGCGGCCGTGTCGACGCTGTGAACAATCGGTACGATGGATTGGGTGCATGTTCGATGTTTAGAATGTGGCAGGGGTGGATGAGCATGAGTCGTACGAAGCCTAGGGAGGGGACGTTGTTGGTTAATCCGCTGGTGAAGCTATCTATGGCGTATgtgctgctgaggccattTTTCAAGGCGAGGAGTGGAAGTTTGGGGGAGGGGTACTTGGAGGAGGGGAATtgggagttgatgagggaTGTTGATAGTGAGTTGCAGGGTGCGACGCCGGGGACGGGACAGGAGTTGACGGGGGAGTTGCATCCGCAtttggagcttgagaggACGATGGTCCACGTCCCTGAGATACGACCTGGAGATTTCGTAGCATGGCACTGCGACAGTGAGTCTCTCCCCTCTAACTCTTCCTACCCCAAATTACCATCGGTATTAATGAACATAGCAATCCACTCAGTCGACAAAGTACACGCCGGCAAAGCAGACTCTTCAGTGCTGTACATCCCCATCTGTCCGATCACGGCGCAGAACGCAGAGTACATGGTCCGTCAGCGCGAGGCTTTCCTCCGTGGCACGCCGGGACCGGACTTCCCTGGCGGTGCGGGGGAGGCCGGACATGTGGGGCGGGGCACGGCGGAGATGCTTGACGGAGCGGCTCGTCGGGCGATGGGCCTGAGTGCGCTGAGGAcggagggggagggggatgTTGTGAGGGAGGCGAATCGGATCCTTGGGTTTTAGGTGATGGCCTCAATTGTGATTTCTTGTCCGTTATTTCGTCCGTCACGGTCATTTCTTCGGTTACCTGTCATTTATTTTTCACCCCGGTTATTTCTGCAGTCATATTTGCCGGCCATTTTTCTGGTTCTCCGTGTCTCATTCGGATCAGGTATTTTGTAATCAAACTCTGGTTTGTAAGCCAGTTTCATGAATCGTGCGATATTCCCACCCGTTTGGAACACTTGTTCAACGGACATCCAACGAAAGAACCCGTGTCTCTTATCCCGCACGGATGTCGGACAGCGATGATCCGGAGACGTTTAGCGTTACTCCCAGTCTCCGCAATGGTCTCAATGGACCCATTACTAATCGAGGAAGCATCTAGAGTCTTCAACCGGGTCGATCTGAGGGGGTGAAACTGGAAAGGTCCATTAGTAAAGCAAGCGGTGTAGACAGTGGAGAAGGATTGAGGTTCTCTTGAAACggggagaggaagagatatATATACCCCGTAGACATCGCCTCTCGGACTGTCCGGACAGACAAGCTTCATCACGCAATACACTACTATACCCAATtcactctccatcaccaccaacgagGTTTCACTGCCCATCATGAGCTACACACTCTACGACGCCGCCATCCTCCACACCAAGGAAGCCCTCAACTCCTTGtcctccatcctcaagaaaGCCGAGTCCCACGCCAACGCCGCGTCCTTCACCACCGCCAAACTGGCCCCTGACATGCTGGACCTGAGCTTCCAGGTCCACTTCACCACCGACACAGCGCAAAAGATCGTCGCGCGCACAACCGGCACCGAGCCGCTGACCCTGTCCCGCGACGAGTGCACTACATTTGAGCAGTACCACAAGAGAATCGCGCAGGTTCTCGAGGTTGTGGAGAAGGCTGATAGGGAACTTGTTGAGAAGCGTGGTGCGGAGGTTGTTACTATTGGGCTGGGGCCGGGGAAGAGTGCGGATATGAAGGTTAGGGATTATGTGCAGGGATATGGAATTCCTAATGTCTTCTTTCACTTGACGACTGCGTATGCGATTTTGAGgaaggagggtgttgagTTGGGGAAGCAGGATTATATCGGTGCCTTCATGAACCAGTACTTTTAAGCTCTGATAGAGGTTGAGCTGGTGGATTGGGATTAATAAAATGTGATTTGACGTTGACTGAGGGTATATGACGGATAGTGAGCGTCTATTGAAAGTGACCAAGATCTAAACATTTAAATCACCTAACTTGAGGATGAGTGCgtgttgaacttgagataTTTTGACATTATTATAAGTTTTTTGATGCTCTTAAGCTtcgagtgttgatgagcccTTGATTGGTTCATGCTAAGTTCAGGGTAGCTGTAGTTGTAGCTGAAACTGTAGTCAACAAGCTGTCACACAAGAGCAGATCCATTTGTCATCCTTGCTCGCCCCTCCATTTCCCGCCACTAACGCCGCcactccaacatctccatctccatcttgaattcagcatcttcaattACCCATCCCATCTGCCTCACCAAAATGGCTGCACACTGGTGGCTCCTCCGCGCAATTCAATCCTTCGAAGTTCGTCCCCTCCCttccctctctctcattcTTAATCACTAACAAACTACAGGATCACATCGTCGCATCCGTACGCCTCCCAACCTCAACCGTTACTCTCCTTACTAACAATGATGGCCTAGATCCTCCGCCAACCAGGTTTCCACCGCGCAGTAACACGCATCCACAAGACCATCCACGAGAAGCAGCACGGACGAAATCCTCACGAGCCCTTGGCGCCGGGCGAAGCGACGGCGGATCCGAATACTGCTGGGAAGAATTCAGAGTTTGCGAAGCATTTTTTGGATGAGATTAAGAATCAGTTTAGAGGGAAGCCGACGGATATAACGAGGAAGTGAAGGAGATGGATTGACGATTTTATGATACCCTGAATAACTGTGATGATTGACGATGGTGGGAGGTGTAAGAGGTGGATTGAAAGATGGAGAATGGGACAGGCGACTATGAACGACTCGTGCGATCGAGCCTCGAATGCTACAACCATGTGCACGTCGCGGGATCTGAAATGGTCAGCGAGGAGATGGACGGTATCTATTGAGGACGACTAAGTCGCCGGTTGATCCGAGCAGACACCTCTACTTGATCCTCCAGCCATTCGCCTCAGCACCACGATCTACGACCAACACGACGCACAAGACTCCGATCATCTCACCCATGAAGCTTTATCTGTCAGCGCCGTTAGCGAGATCGTTTGGAAACAAGACGGTCGCTTTACTGTACATTACCGCGCTTACGGGCTGCCAATCATACCGATTACCGCTCCATGTCTATTCCTTCATTGCTGAACCGTCTATTGTTGCAAAAGCCATGTCCATCTTACAGATTACACGGCAGACAACACGCCACCATGTTTATATCTTTTCCGACCAACGCCGATAATTGCCCccatttcttcaagttcaCCCTGCATCGCCTTAATCGACCAAGTCTTGGTGTAGTGTGCTGGGTATGTGTACTCGTAGTGTCGTCGAGAAGAGCGACGATCTCAGTGCTGGTATCTTTCGATGATGTTTTCCACATGGTGACTGATGTTTAAGAGCGAAACACACcataccagcagcaaagcCAGTTTTATAGCCCAGGCATTTGTCGCTGACAGTGAGCTTCTGTCATCTCACGCGTGGTCATCGTCTTACTAAAATTCTGGAAATAGCCGCGCCAagtatcaccaccaaagtaAGTTTTTAGCCGTTCACCAACGGGCgcaacaacaccaactcaCCAACCAGCCATCAAGAATCACCGGCAGTCATCAAAGACGTAGCTGACTCTGAGCTGTCCACCTCACGACAGCGTAGCATACTGCCCCCAATCAACCCAATTCATCGGCAGCCCGATATCCAGATTCGCCTCCAGCGCATCCTCCACAGCCCCCAGGTTAAAACTCGGATCAATAGCCCCAAACACATCCGCCCCCGAGATCGCATCAATCAGCGAAAAGTCCACGGCCTGCTCCACGCTCGGCACAGCATTGACCATGCTCGGATTCGTCACAGCCACAGCACTCACCACCGCGGGCGCCGGCGACGGTGATTCCCGCGTGAGCGTGTTAGCAGCGcgctccatctccttgagcaCCCGCTCGCCCAACCCGGCTACCACGTTGGCGCTCCAGAAGTAGTCGCCGAATCTGCGGAGCATCTCGCAGTTGCGACGGAATGCGTGCATGGCGCGCGAGCGGAACATGGGCAGGCGGGAGTGGCGCATCTTGCGGTACTCTACGCTTAGGGCGAGGCAGACTGCGTAGGGGACGAAGGGCATGGGGGAGAGGTGGTCGCGCAGGACGGCGCAGGCGATGCGTTCTGCTGCGAGGGAGCGACGGGCGTTGGCGGAGGGGGGAGGCAGGGTAGATGCTGCTGTCAGTGTGCCTGGGCGTGGGAGACGACATGATAGGATGATGACGGCGTGGTAGAAGGTTTCAATCGTTGCTGGGATTATTAGATGTGTACTTGACTGAATGGGAGACTTACCGATTAGTGAACCTGGTACTTTGAGGGCATCGGCGTTGACGATCATGGCCTCGAGAACTGGAAGATCAATATACGCAATCTTATCCAGCCCGCTCGCCTCAGCACTGGGGCCCGGGCGATACAGCTCAATGACCTGATCCAACCACTGCACCACACTCAGAAACAGCCTAAAGCACGGCGGTCTCTTCCTAATACACCCATCCAGATTCGCGCCTATATCCCTCTCATGCATAACACACGGCCTCCCATAAACCGCCGCGTTAATCCGATCAACCGCCCAAACCGCACAAAACAGCgtctccagctcctcagAGTTGGGCCCGTCGTATCTCAACAGGTGAAGACCTAAAGTCTGGATGTGGTGAATAGCGCGGCCGCCCAGTTGTGCGGGGAGGTCTGCTTCTTCGGAGGAGTTGGGCTGGGTGTATAGCGATAAGAGGATGAGGGCGCGGATGTGAAGGACGCGATCTGTTATGATGCTTGTTTCGAGGATGGCGCGGACGGCGGAGGAGAGGGATTGCATAAAGTCTTGGCAGGGGAGGAGATCATCGCCTTTGttctggagatgaagatacAGCGCCATGCTTGGGTCTGTAGATGCGGCGAGACAGATGAGTTGTTTCAGCACCACACTCACTGGTTCATCACCCTCCAGCGCAGACTCCGGTATGATCGGCATGATGGGATGAATCTTTTCCAGATACAGTGCTTTTAATTTGAGGTAGTCTTGCTGTGGAGGCAGACACGATAGACAGTGCTCTTTGACAAACGGTAGTAAGAACTGATCCATTATCGGCGGTGGTCGCGAAGTGATAAATTGACTTGCTTGACCGGGATTATTCGACGAAAGCCATATTCCTACATCGCCCTTCTGTGAAGTCTCGCGGATAGATGCTGAGCCTGTGGCTTCCATGAACATGCCCTCTGGATTGAGATCGCCCACGAAGCGGGATGA
This region includes:
- a CDS encoding hypothetical protein (At least one base has a quality score < 10) produces the protein MPTPSKHVKFVASDPSRGGLPVKRKQVQHACASCRKKKRRCVHAEDAVEETSPPVEEDETSRSTSLPLPTQRTALPDSSLQYANSTANASPAAPTPRRESGSTPNQSSRFVGDLNPEGMFMEATGSASIRETSQKGDVGIWLSSNNPGQASQFITSRPPPIMDQFLLPFVKEHCLSCLPPQQDYLKLKALYLEKIHPIMPIIPESALEGDEPVSVVLKQLICLAASTDPSMALYLHLQNKGDDLLPCQDFMQSLSSAVRAILETSIITDRVLHIRALILLSLYTQPNSSEEADLPAQLGGRAIHHIQTLGLHLLRYDGPNSEELETLFCAVWAVDRINAAVYGRPCVMHERDIGANLDGCIRKRPPCFRLFLSVVQWLDQVIELYRPGPSAEASGLDKIAYIDLPVLEAMIVNADALKVPGSLIATIETFYHAVIILSCRLPRPGTLTAASTLPPPSANARRSLAAERIACAVLRDHLSPMPFVPYAVCLALSVEYRKMRHSRLPMFRSRAMHAFRRNCEMLRRFGDYFWSANVVAGLGERVLKEMERAANTLTRESPSPAPAVVSAVAVTNPSMVNAVPSVEQAVDFSLIDAISGADVFGAIDPSFNLGAVEDALEANLDIGLPMNWVDWGQYATLS